A single Mastomys coucha isolate ucsf_1 chromosome X, UCSF_Mcou_1, whole genome shotgun sequence DNA region contains:
- the Anhx gene encoding anomalous homeobox protein, whose product MQHLLRLLREHGDASSPPPDLVTLAGKLCRDFQDNPVQVLHLVEAILNSKHRWDLLYNADVTLVCVQVLIQQEQQLLALQILEVCQVPGGSQELVQLWNDIHYHLTMRRLGVTKLNAAQRFRCRKRNPPPLTFCPEGPKNRNFLPEVRSCLQNFARGVSAYPKKAQLEKLASETGLTTEQVYSWFANYRRRQKALLQHVARAQEATSEVSRADDHVPEPVEFSENHRESLTVSQCSAASEGSGTLQSPENPQRFKRLKSPALPFSGDYTTSQPLGLRSLYGCERHPEWQGHHPASLTSVGPANEPGLCPLAADNSNILDSSMNAPESWNMPRTLPSSREVFPSVEQPGHRQNLNSEMDPEVASLSMAIAALCDLSHAGCTEQQGGHLQSLYTEDGPEPRSRQATSTAVSKIHHHSSLEVMPALPTMPAAPPSMMELSQPLPFSQVERADDQPSWDAFWGATMLLEFSEGILGQTVHVEMEQHRE is encoded by the exons ATGCAGCACTTGCTGAGGTTGCTGAGGGAGCATGGGGACGCCAGCTCTCCCCCACCTGACTTGGTGACCCTGGCTGGCAAGCTGTGCCGGGACTTCCAAGACAACCCTGTTCAGGTGCTACATTTGGTGGAAGCCATTCTGAACAGCAAGCATCGTTGGGATCTTCTGTACAATGCAGATGTGACCCTGGTGTGTGTCCAGGTCCTGAtccagcaggagcagcagctttTAGCCCTCCAGATTCTAGAG GTGTGTCAGGTGCCAGGAGGCAGCCAGGAGCTGGTACAACTCTGGAATGACATCCACTACCACCTGACCATGAGGAGGCTGGGTGTCACCAAGCTGAATGCAGCACAGAGGTTTCGCTGCAGGAAGAG GAATCCACCACCCCTTACCTTCTGCCCTGAGGGTCCTAAGAACCGGAACTTCCTCCCAGAGGTTCGGAGCTGTCTGCAGAACTTTGCCAGAGGTGTGAGTGCTTATCCCAAGAAGGCCCAGTTG GAGAAACTGGCTTCAGAGACAGGCTTGACTACTGAACAAGTGTACAGCTGGTTTGCCAATTATCGGCGGCGACAGAAGGCTCTTCTGCAGCATGTGGCAAGAGCCCAGGAGGCCACATCAGAAGTTTCCAGGGCAGATGATCATGTCCCTGAGCCAGTGGAGTTCTCAGAAAACCATCGTGAGTCTCTGACTGTATCTCAGTGCTCAG CTGCAAGTGAAGGAAGTGGGACTCTACAGTCCCCTGAGAACCCCCAACGATTTAAGAGGTTGAAGTCCCCAGCTCTGCCGTTTTCTGGAGATTACACAACGTCACAACCACTGGGTCTCAG GTCACTATATGGATGTGAAAGGCACCCAGAGTGGCAAGGTCACCATCCTGCGAGCCTTACATCTGTGGGCCCTGCCAATGAGCCTGGCCTCTGCCCTTTGGCTGCTGACAATAGTAACATTCTTGATTCCTCTATGAATGCCCCTGAGTCTTGGAACATGCCCCGCACACTGCCATCTTCCAGGGAAGTTTTCCCTTCAGTGGAGCAACCGGGCCATAGACAGAATCTGAACTCTGAGATGGATCCTGAAGTTGCATCTTTGTCCATGGCCATTGCTGCCCTCTGTGATCTCAGCCATGCAG GATGTACTGAGCAGCAGGGAGGTCATCTTCAGAGCTTGTACACAGAGGATGGTCCAGAACCGAGAAGTAGGCAAGCAACTTCCACTGCAGTCTCTAAAATTCATCATCACAG TTCTCTGGAAGTGATGCCAGCCTTACCTACCATGCCAGCAGCACCCCCGTCTATGATGGAGCTAAGCCAGCCCTTACCCTTCAGCCAG gtgGAAAGGGCTGATGACCAGCCCTCATGGGATGCTTTCTGGGGAGCCACAATGCTCCTTGAGTTTTCTGAGGGCATCCTGGGTCAAACTGTCCATGTGGAGATGGAGCAGCACAGGGAATGA